The Paramagnetospirillum magnetotacticum MS-1 genome segment AGGACGGCCGAACGCAAGCTCAAGCTGCTCGGTCTTGACCCCAATGCAAAGAACGGTGCGCTCCGGCAGGGTTCCGGTTCGGTGCGGCTCCCGGTGGTGGCCCCATTCGACGGAACCCTCATCGAGAAGCGCGTGGCGGTCGGCGATCAGGTCTCTGAGGCGACCGTGCTGTTCCGTATCGCCAACCTCGACAAAGTTTGGGTCATCGCCAGCGTGCATGAGAACGACATGGGCAAGGTCGCGGTTGGACTTCCGGCCATGGTCACCTTGTCGGCCTATTCGGATCGGCGCTTTGAAGGGCGGGTCGCCTGGGTCTCCGATCTTCTCGATGAAAAGACGCGAACCCTCAAGATCCGTGTCGAACTGAACAACAAGGAGAGGCTGCTGAGGCCCGGCAGCTTTGCGCGGGTAAAAGTGGCGGCGAAGGGCGTGGAGGCCGTTACAATCCCTGTTTCGGCGGTGCAGAGACAAAAGGCGGAGCGGATCGTCTTCGTCGAGGCGGCCAAGGGCGTATTCCAACGCCGGGAGGTAAAAATCGGCATGACATCGTCCCAGGCCGTCGAGATCGTAGAGGGACTGGAGGCGGGTGAGCGTGTGGTCACCAGCGGAGCCTTCGCCCTGAAGTCCGAGCTCGAAAAAAGCGCCTTTGTGGACAAGGACTAGGCCGCCGGAGAACGCATTTCATGATTAACACGATAATTGAACGCGCTTTACAGCGGCGTTTTCTGGTCATATTGGCGGCCCTAGCCGTCTTTGCGTTCGGCATCTGGACGACATTCCGGCTGAACCTCGACGCTTTTCCGGATGTGACCAACATCCAGGTTCAGATCAACACGGAATCGCCCGGACTGGCCGCCGCCGAGGTGGAGCGGCTTGTCACTTTCCCCGTGGAATCGGTGATGAACGGGATTCCCGGCGTCACCCAGGTGCGGTCAATTTCAAAGACCGGGCTGTCCGTGGTCACGGTGGTCTTTGAGGACAACGTTGATACCTATTTTGCCCGTCAGCTCGTTCTGGAGAAGCTTCAGACAGCCAAGGAGCGTATCCCCAACAAGCTTGGAAGCCCTGAGCTCGGGCCGATCACCACGGGCCTGGGGCAGGTCTACAAATACCTTCTCACCAGCCCCACCCACAGCGCGATGGAATTGCGCGAGATCAACGATTGGCAGGTGAAATTCCAGCTCCGCACCGTCCCAGGCGTGACCGACGTATTGAGCTTCGGCGGTTCGGTTCGACAATACCAGGTTCAGGTCGATCCCAATCGCCTCGTGTCCTACGACTTGACGCTCGACGACCTCAAAAAGGCGCTTCAGTCCAACAATGCCAATGCCGGAGGATGGTACATCGAAGGGGCGCAGGAGCAACTGTCGGTTCGCGGTGAGGGCTTGGTCAGCGGCGGCCCGGAGGGATTGGCCGACATCGAGAGTGTCGTCCTGAAATCGGTCGATGGTACTCCGGTCTTCGTCCGCGACGTGGCCAAGGTGGAATACGGCAGCGAAATTCGCCAAGGCGCCGTGTCCATGAACGGCAACGGTGAAGCCGTGATGGGCGTTGTCCTGCAATTGAAGGGCGCCAACACGAATACCGTCATCCAGGGCATCCGCGCCAAGCTGTCCTCGGTTCAGGCTTCGTTGCCGCCGGATGTCAAGATCGAACCGGTCTATGACCAGTCCGCTCTGATCCTGAAGGCCGTCGGCACCGTGCAGAAGGCTCTTGCCGAGGCGGCAATCCTGATCGTGATCGTCCTCTTTCTTTTTCTGTGGAATATACGGTCGGCGCTGGTCGTCCTCGTTTCCATTCCACTCTCCATGCTCGTCGCCGTGATAATGATGCGATGGGCCGGATTATCGGCCAATCTCCAGTCGCTGGGAGGATTGGCGATCGCCATCGGCATGATGGTGGATGGTTCGCTGGTTATGGTCGAGAATATCGTTCGGCATCTGGCCGAACCCCATTATCGCGACAGATCGCTGCCATGGCGGGTGGCGCAAGCCGCTCGCGAGGTTGGGAATCCCGTTTTCTTCGCCGTCTTGATCATCATTGTCGTGTTCCTGCCCCTTTTCACCCTCCAAGGGGTGGAGGGCAAGCTGTTCAGCCCGATGGCCTTCGTTATCGCCTTTGCGATGCTGGGGTCGCTGGTCGTCGCCCTCACCATCGTGCCCGTGCTGGCGTCACTTGCCCTGAGCCCCAACCAAAGTGACGAGGACAGCTTCCTCATGCGCGCCGTCCGGCGGGCCTATACGCCAGCCCTTGCCTTCGCGCTGCGTCGGCGAGTCCTTGTCGTCGGGTACGCCGCCGGGGCTCTCGTCATTTCTGGATTTCTGCTCACGCGGCTCGGCACCGAATTCGTACCGGAACTCGACGAGGGCACCCTAAGCGTCCGCATTACCATGAACCCCAGCATTTCCTTGGCCGAATCCTTGAAGATCGCCCACCGCCTGGAACGCCGTCTGCTGTCCAATCCGGACGTCACATCCGCCATCAGCCAGATCGGCCGCCCGGAATTAGGAGGAGACCCCGAAGCGGTCAACAACAATGAAATCTGGGTCGGCCTGAAGCCCCAGTCGGAATGGACCAGCGCCGGGTCCAGGGCAGAACTCGTCGCCAATATCAACAAGGAGTTGGCCGAATATCCCGGTGTGGCCATCAATATTTCCCAACCCATCGCCAATCGGGTCGACGAGCTTCTTTCCGGGGTCAAGGCTCAGATCGCAATCAAGCTTTTCGGCGGCGACCTCCGGGTTCTGGAAGAAAAGGGCCGGGAAATCGAGGAAATCGTCAAGGCCATCGACGGTGCAGCCAATGTTCAGGCCGAACAGATCAGCGGCGAGGCGCAATTGGTCGTCCGAGCCAACCGCGCCGAACTTGCCCGCTACGGCCTGAATGTCGCGGACGTGATGGACGTGGTCTCCACCGCCATTGGCGGCGAAGCCGTGACCAATGTGCTCGACGGCCAGCGCCGCTTCGCGGTCTATCTGCGGGTGGCCGAGCCGTTCCGCTCCGACATGGCCGCGATCGGTGAGCTTTGGGTGGTCAACAAGGACGGTGTGCGCGTACCGCTGTCGCAGGTTTCCGACATCAGCCTCGTGGAAGGGCCGCCCAGTATCAATCGGGAAGACGCGCAACGGCGAACGGTTATCCAGGCCAACGTCCGAGGGCGCGACATGGGCGGGTTCGTCGCCGAGGCCCAGGCGGCAGTCGCACAGAAGGTCCAACTGCCACCGGGCTATGTCGTGACCTGGGGTGGTCAATTCGAGAACCAGCAACGGGCGCAACGCACGCTGATGATCGTCGTGCCGGTCTGCCTCGGGCTTATCTTCCTGCTGCTGTATTTCTCGTTCGGTTCGATGGCGAATGCCGCACTGATCATTCTGAATGTCCCATTCGCCCTGATCGGCGGGGTGTTCGCTCTATGGGTCTCGGGACAGTTTCTCAGTGTGCCGTCTTCGGTCGGCTTCATCGCGCTCTTTGGCGTGGCGGTGCTCAACGGCGTCGTCATGGTGTCGTATTTTGACCAACTCATCCGGGAAGGACGAACGGCGGCTGAGGCCGTGGTGGAAGGTGCCATGCTGCGGCTGCGTCCGGTATTGATGACGGCCACGGTGGCCAGCCTTGGCCTTATCCCCCTGCTGCTGTCGAACGGTATCGGCTCGGAGGTGCAGAAGCCGTTGGCGACGGTTGTCGTCGGCGGTCTCATAACCTCGACCCTGCTCACCCTCCTTGTGCTTCCCGTGCTCTACGGTTGGCTCGCCGAATGGCGGAAGCGCAACGAGCAGAGAGCTTTGGAATTACAGGCACCCCATGGCCTGAGATAAAGACCGTATCCGTCGCGAGACGAAAGTTGTGGCTGGAATTCTTGACTTCAGCAATAGGGCAATCCGTGGAATGGAGAATAGCATGAACGGCATGACGAAACATCTGACGCTGGCCGTTATGGCCTTAATACTGGCCGCCTCCAGCGCATTTGCGGATGAGATCGGCGTCTATAATCTTACTATGAGCAAGGAAAAATTCTTGCCGGAGCGGATCGAAATTCCAGCAGAGACCAAAGTGTCCATCATGATCGACAACCAGGGCGATGCTACCGAGAAGCTGAACTTCCTGGTCAATCATGAGAGGGTTTTGCCGGGTGGCAAGGCGACACGACTGTTTATCGGGCCGCTGGAGCCCGGCGAATATAAATTCGTCGGAATCTACCATCCAGAGCGGTCATTCATCATCATTGCTAAGTAAGAAGACGTGCTGCACGCGTTATTCCCGTGCCACACAAATAGCCTGAGGACGTGGTGATGATTACTCGTCTGGTCGCCCCCGTCGTCGTCTGCATGCTATTGCTGCCCTGGCCGACAGTGGCCTCGGCACGGCAGCAGGCCGCCGGTCCCATCGGGGACCGGCCGACCGCCCCGGCGCGGGAGCATCTGGCCAACACCCGCGCCTTGCCGCTGTCACGGCTGCTGGGGCTGTGTGGCGAGGTCAAGAAGCTCGTGGTTCTCGAAGGACAACTGGGCAAGCGCCCACTGACCCAGGAGGACATCCATGTGGTCAGCAACGGCACCAAGTGTCTGGCGGCCACGGCTTCCATCTTCGAGACCATCCGGGTGATGGCTTCCATGTATCAGGAGCGGTTGGTCTGCATGCCCGGCGGTGTCAAGGACCAGGACTTGCTGGAAGGCATGCTGAAATGGCTGGAAGGCCAGGATCGCCAAGGAAATGACGATCTCTTCCGGCTCAGCGCTCCGCAGGCATTCATCATCTACATCCGCAAGGCTTATCCCTGTACGACGGGGGAATAGCGTCGTTCTGCTCCGCTATTGCCTCACGGCGCCTGTCGCATCCAACCGTTGGCGCGGTCAACAACGAGCTTCTGCACCAGCGAGCCATCCTGGGTGGTGATGTCGGCGGTGATGGTTCCGTCCTTCTGTTCTGCCACCGTGCCGAGCTTGAGGCACGGATTGCCTTGCCACGCCAGCCATTGGGTCATGTTTTGCGTCACCTGATCAACGGTCAAAGGGGATGATGCCGCGTTGCCCGCGGTTCCCATCATGCCACAGTGTCCCATACCCGGCCCCATCATCATTCCCTGTCCCATCATGCCATGGTTCATCATCATCCATGGCCCCGTAGGCTGACCTTGCTGGGGTTGAGACTGCGCCAACGCGCCCATGACGATCACGCCGACAACAACGGCGGCCAAGGAGATCGGTTTCCAATACGACATGGCACCCTCCTGTTGAAGATCGAGTAGAAATACTACCCCCATTTCATGGATTTGTCCTTTGCTCCGAGATGGTATCCGGCTGGCGGTGGCGGCTCACTGCGACAAGCAGAACGGCACCGGCGCTAATGGCAATGTCCGCAAAGTTGAAGGTGGGCCATGACCAGGATCGCCAGTGAAGCAGGATGAAATCCGTCACATGACCGAAGGCCGCCCGGTCGGCCGCATTCCCGGCGGCACCGCCGACAATGAGAGCAAGCGCCATTTTTGAAGCAATCTCCCCCGTCGACGGCAAGCGCGTGAGCCAAACCACCAGCCCCATGACGATAACCACCGAAAGCACCACCAGCGGCCAGCGTTGCCAGCCTCCTGGATCGGCGAACATGCCGAACGAAACCCCGGTGTTGTAGCCCAACGATAGGCTTAGGATCGGCAACAGAGGAATGGAGCTATCGGCGAGAATGCCTTCCATCGCCCTCTTCATCACCAGATCAACTCCGGCGACACCCACAGACAGACACAGCCAGCGCAAATTCGACGGGACACTCATCATGCTCTTCCTTCTCTGCCTCCCAGCATCCGCAACCCGTTGAACACCACCAACAGCGACGCTCCCATATCGGCGGCAATGGCCCCCCACAGGGTGGCGATTCCGGCGAAGGCCAGCACGGTGAATACCGCCTTGACCCCAAGGGCAAAGATGATGTTCTGCCGAAGGACCGCGTGCATCCTGCGGGAATGGTCCACCAGCCAAGCCAGCTTGCCGAGGTCGTCCGACATCAGCGCCAGATCGGCGGTCTCGATAGCGGTATCGGTGCCTGCCGCGCCCATGGCGATGCCGAGGCTGGCCTTGGCCATGGCGGGGGCGTCGTTCACTCCGTCACCGACCATGGCGACGGTGCCATGGCGATCCACCAGTTCTCCGATGGCTGCCAGCTTGTCCTCGGGCAGCAGTTCTGCCCGCACCTCGTCGAGGCCGACCAAGGCGGCGATGCGCTCGGCGGTGGCGCGGTTGTCGCCGGTCAGCATGACCAGCTTTTCCACCCCCGCCCGGCGCAAGCCGGACAAGGCGGCGGCGGCTTCGGGTCGCACGGCGTCGGACAGGGCAATCAGCCCGCAAACATGGTCGTCGCTGCCGATGACCACCACCGACTGGCCACCCGCCTCCAGCCGTTCGGCCAGGGCATGGACCTCGGGGGTTTCACCGCCCCGTTCCTCAAGATAGCGATGCGAGCCCAGCCAGTAGGAGCGGCCATTGAAAGTGCCGGTGGCCCCCTTGCCGGGAAGCGACTGCACCCCTTCGGCGGGAACCGGGCTGACGCCCTTGGATAAGGCATAGGCGATGATCGCCTGGGCGATGGGATGGGTGCTGCGGGCCTCCAGCGCCGCCGCCCGCGCCAGCAGGTCTTCCTCACTATGGCCGTTCAAGGCAACCACCGTTTCGACGCTGGGGCGTCCTTCGGTGATGGTGCCGGTCTTGTCGAAGGCGATGACCTTCAGCCGGGCCGGGGTCTCCAGGTGTTCGCCGCCCTTGACCAGGACGCCGTTGCGCGCCGCCGCCGCCATGGAGGCAACCACGGTGACCGGGGTGGAGATCACCAGGGCGCAAGGACAGGCGATTACCAGCAGCACCAGCGAGCGGTAAATCCATTCGCCCCACTCGGCTCCGAGCAGCAGAGGCGGCCCGGCCATGATGACCAGGGCGATGCCCATGACGATGGGCGTGTAGATCGCCGCGAAGCGATCAACCCAGCGTTCGGTGGCCGAGCGGCGGCTCTGCGCCTCCTCGACCATGCGGGCGACATGGGCCAGGGTGGTGTCCTGAGCGGGTTTGGTGTTCTCGATGTCCAATGCGCCGTCGCCGTTGACGGTGCCCGCGAAGACCTCGGCACCGGGGGCTTTGAAGACCGGAACGCTCTCCCCGGTGATTGGCGCTTGGTTGACGCTGCTCTCGCCGGACAGGATGCGGCCATCGAGCGGAATGCGCTCGCCCGGACGAACGACGAACACCGCTCCTACCGCCACCTGTTCGGGGGCCATCTCGACCTCACCAGCGGCAGATTTCACCCGTGCGGTCGGCGGGGCAAGGTCCATCAGCGCGGCGATGGCGCGGCGTGCCCGGCCCGCGCTCCAGTTTTCCAGCGCCAGCGACAGGGCGAACAGGAACGAGACCGAGGCGGCTTCCAGCCAATCGCCCAGGGCGATGGCGCCGACAACGGCCACGGTCATCAGCAGGTTCATGTCCGGGCGCAGCCGTCGGATCGACATCAAAGCCTTGGGCAGCACGAACCACAGCCCGATCACCACCGCCACCGCCTCGACGGCATGAGCGGGCACGGGCTTTTGGATCAACGTATCCAGGACAAAACCAATGCCGGTCATCACGCCGCTGGCGGCGGTCAGAAGCGCTTGGCGTCGGCGGCGACCGTCTTCATCCGAGGTGGAGGCAGTGGCCGACCAGGGCCGCGCCGTCATTCCCGTCCGGGCCACCGCCTGGATGACGGCTTCGGACGTGGCGGCCTCGGACAGCACGATCATCTTGCCGTTGAGGACATCGAAGGCGAGGTTGTCGGCGCCGCCGACCAGCGGCCCCACCTCGGCCTTGAGGAGGGCGATTTCCTCGGCGCAGTCCAGCCCGGTCACCTTGAAGGCGACACCCCGCCCGGTCGGAACCGGCTTGGCCTCGGCCTCGTGGTGATGATCCTTGTCTTGGTCATCGTGGCAGTGATGCCCGCAGCAACCCGCGCCCATTCTCTCTCTCCTCATGTCACCGAAGGCGGTCCAACGGACTGGGCCGACCGCCTCGACGCCAGAGGATGAACCCTGTGGCTGCTACAGGGTCAAGACGAAAATCAGAGCGCCAACGTCACCAGGGCGACGCCGCCCGCCACGCAGCAATACCAGCCGAAGGGATTAAGCGCGTGGAAGTCATGCCGGTGGAAATAACGCATCAGAGCCCAGGTGCTGAGGTAAGCCGCGATTCCCGCGACGATTCCGGTCGCGACCGCAAGGCCGCCCAACTCGCTCATCGCGCCGCTATGGATCAGCTTGGGGACTTCCAGGACACCGGCTCCGACGATGATCGGCAGGGCGATCAGGAAGGAGAAATGGGCTGCATCTTCATGATGGAGGCCGACCAGAATCCCGCCCACCATGGTCGCGCCTGACCGGGAAATCCCTGGGAGCAACGCGGCGCACTGCCAGACGCCGATCAGGACGGCATCCTTGATGCTCAGATCGGCAAGCCGCTTGCCGGTATTGGATCGCCGCAGACGTTCCCCGAAGAACAGCATGAGGCCGTTGGCGACGAGGAAGGCCGCCGCCACCCCCGGTGCCCCGAAAAGATGGCGAAGCGCCTTCTCCAGCAGAAAGCCGACCACGACCGCCGGAAGGGTCGCCGCTACGATGCGAACGACCAAGCGGCGGTTCTCCGGTGTTCCTCGCCCGAGCAGAACGGCGGAAACTCCCATCCATTCCCGCCAGAAATAGATCAGCAGGGCGGTGGCCGTACCGAGATGCAGGACGACAAGGAAGGGCAGGAAGTCTGGCGCATGCTGGTCGATGCCCCAGCCAAGGATGGCGGGGATGATGACCGCGTGTCCCAGGCTGCTGACCGGGAAAAGCTCGGTGACACCCTGGATGAGCGCGATGAGCAGGGCCTGAAGGGTTGTCATGGGGAACTGTCTCTTTTCATCGGTCAGGCTGGACAAACCGTATTGGTTCGCCAAGATTGAAGTCTGGAGCGGCTACAGGGTCAAGGGCGCATGACGACGGGAACCTTCAATATCGGACGGCTCGGCGAACGGGCCGGTGTCAACATCGAGACGATCCGTTACTACGAGAAGATCGGCCTGCTGCCCGAACCGGGACGGACGGCTGCCGGTTATCGGCAGTATGGCGAAGACCATCTGCGGCGGTTGTCCTTCATCCGCAAAGGGCGCGATCTCGGTTTCAGCATCGAGGCGATCCGGGCACTGTTGCGTCTGGCCGAACATCCCGAGCAGCCCTGCGAGGATGCCGACCGGCTGGCCTCGGCGCATCTGGCTGAGGTCGAGCGCAAGATCGAGGAGTTGGGGCGGTTGCGGGACGCTCTAAGCGAGATGGCCCACTGTTGCGCCGGAACCGTCGCCGAATGCCGCATCATCGACGCTCTGGCATCGTGACGCCCTGAAATCAGGATGACCGGGGCGCGAACAGGATGATGGCCGCGCCGGTCAGGCAAATCGCCGCGCCGAGAACATCCCAGCGGTCGGGGCGATTGCCCTCGACCAGCCACAACCATACCAGTGAAGCCAGGATGTAGACCCCGCCATAGGCGGCATAGGCGCGTCCGGCAAAGTCGGTCTCGACCCTGGTCAACAACCACGCGAATACGGCAAGGCTCGCCATGCCGGGCAGGAGCCAGACCATCGACTTCCCCAGCCTCAGCCACGCCCAGAAGGCGAAACAGCCGCCGATCTCGGCGAAGGCGGCCAGAACATAGGTGGGAATGGACAGCATTCAGCTATGCCCATGCCGGTGGTGGGCATCAGGAAAATGGGGGTGCTGGTGGATCATCGGCTCGTGCCGGTGAGGATGTACATGCGCCCCCAGCGGCTCGTCTCCGTGATGGTGGTGATGTTCGTCATGCTCATGGGCATGTTCATGCTCCATGGCATTGTGCTGGTGATCATGCTCGTGACGTTCGGTCAGATGCAGCCAAACGCCAACGCCCATCAGCGCCGCCGCCGCAACCAGACGCAGGCTGATCGTTTCCCCGAGCAGCAGCACCGAGACAATCGCCCCGACGAACGGTGCGGTGGAGAAGTAGGCTCCGGTCCTGGCGGTTCCCAGTTCCCGCAACCCGACCACGAAGGCAACGAGGCTGATGCCGTAGCCGAGGAAGCCGATGGCACCGGCAGCGGCTACGGTTGCAACAGGTGGACTATGCGCCCCCATGGCAACCGCCAGCACCACATTGGTCACGCCAGCGCTCAGTCCCTTGATGGCGGCGATCTGTACCGGATCGGACAGCGACACCTTGCGGGTCAGGTTGTTGTCGATGGCCCAGCACAGGCAGGCGGCCAAAACCGCAAGGGACGGCCAGGACGGTTCGACCGAGCCGGTCGGCCAGGACAGCACCGCCGCCCCCACCATGATGGCAAGCATACCGAGCACGATACGGCGGTCGGCATTCTCCTTGAACACCACCCAGGCCAGCACGGCGGTGAGCACCCCTTCGGCATTCAGCAGCAGCGACGAGGTGGCGGCGGAGGCACCCGACAATCCGTACATGAGCAGCACCGGACCGGCAACGCCACCCGAGAGAATGGCGCCGACCAGCCACGGCCACTCCCCAATACCGAGCCTGGATTGCTCACCCTTGGTCACAAAGTGGACGGCGGTGAGGCCGATCCCCGAGCCTAAATACAGGATGCCCGCCAGCAGCCAGGGATCGATGCCGCCAAGCAGCAGCTTGGCGAACGGAGTGCTGCCGCCGAACAGGATTGCGGCAACCAAGGCGGCAAGGATGCCCTTGTTCATTTTAGCCCCCGAAATCCGGCAAAATCCAAGCAAAACCACCCGGAGATTGATCCCCCGATTTGGGGGGCAAGTCCAATACAAACACCAAAAGCGGCTGACCGGGGAATTACTCCCCCGGTCAGCCGCATCAAATGGATAAGAAGTACGGCTACCTCCCGATTGGCGGTGCCTGGGCCAGCAGGGTGCGGGTCTGTTCGGAATCCGCCGAGCCGCCGAACTCGAAGTCGAAGGCGGTGGCGAACTTACCCGCCAGCAGGGTGACAACGGAGATGATGCAGCCACCGACGGCGGTGTTGCCGTCGACATGGCCGAACACCATGAAGCCGATACCACCGACGATGCCAAGTCCGGCAGTGACCAGCAGGACGTTGGCGCGGGTGTTGCTGCGGCCGGCCTTGATGAACTCGCTGTCGCGGGCACGGGCGTTCTGACGTTCGGCCAGGGTGGCGGTCAGCGTGGTGATGGCCCCGGTCATCTGCTGCATGCGTTCGGCATGGGCGAAGGCCTGAGCCTGGGAGCGAAGCTGGAACACCCGATTGGGGTCGGCCAGCACCTCGCGGGCCTTATCTGGATCGTCGGTGCCGGTGATGGCGCGGACGGTGTCGGCCAGTTTGCCGACCGCCTTCTCGGCATCGTCGCCGAAAAGGCTGGCGATTTCCGGCGCCACGTCCAGCGCCACCTTGGCCAGCCCAGCGATGGGATTGGCGGCGATGGCGGCGGCATCGCCGAGGAGATCGAGCAGGTTCATGGCCAGGCGCTCCCCAGCCCCATGCCAATTCCGGCCAGGATCACCTCTCTGGCGTAGGGCTGCTGGCCGTTTTCATGGCGTATGATGGCTTCGACCAATCCAACCATGGTGTCGGCCTTGGTCAGGTCGATAGCCTGGTCGGGCGTCACGCCTAGGCGGGAGGCGACATGGGCGATATAGGAGCCGGTGTCGTTCTCGCAGCCCGGCGCCCAACGGGTGATGATCCCCGTCACGGTGTTTAGGCCGTAGCGGCGTTGATAGCCGAACAGAATGCGGGTCAGCGCCCGAATGCCCGCTTCAGGGCTGACAAACTCCTCGAACACCGGATCGTCATCGGTGGCGCGTTCGCCCTGCCACTGAGTCTTGTCGCCGGGGGATTCCTTGATATTGCCGGGATTATTGAGGCGAATGCCACGCGGCACGACAGCGTCCTTGGTCATGGGGAACCTCCAATGAAAATGCCGCCCAAAGGCGGCTGGTGGGAACGGTGATGACGGAAGCGGCTAATTCACATGCACCCGCGCATCCTCGGCGACGGCTGTGATTTCCACCTGCTCGGCGCGGGGACGGATGGCGAGGATGCGGGCGGTCTGCGCCCAAGCCTGGCCGGGGCCAAAGGAGAAGTAGGTCCGCTCCTCCGAGCCGCCGGTATAAGGGGTGACGGTCAGCGGCTCGGCGAGACGCACCAGGGTGGGCGCATCGGCCACCGGCTCGACCCGGAACGGCCCGGCAAGGCTGCCGTCGCGGCGGCGCAGCGCCAGAAAATGGCTGGCGCCCCCGGTCCAGGTCAGCGGCTCGGACAGCATCAGCACCGCCCCAGTCCAGGGCGGCTTGGCGGATTCGGCCCGCCAGTCGATCACCTCGCCGCCCTGGCCCCAGCGGGGCATGTCGTGGGTGATGGCGACGAGATCGCCGTAGGTCGGGATCATGCCCTCCAGCTCGGTGCGGAAGGTGACCATGCGACGGCGATAACGGTTGTTGGCGGCGATGTAGAGACCTTCCCGCTGGGCGTGGTCCTTGGCGGTGCAGCCGAACAGATTGACCTTGGCCGGGTTGTCGCCCTGGCTATCGGGCAGCTTGGCGGTGGTCTCGTCGGGCTTCCAGGTCCGCGACGAGAAATACTCCACCGTCACCGCGTCGGCGGTGTCGTCGCCGGGCATGACGTATTTGATCTTGAACGAGCCCTTGACGATGTTGCGCGGCCCGAACATGGCCACCGGCATG includes the following:
- a CDS encoding YnfA family protein, whose protein sequence is MLSIPTYVLAAFAEIGGCFAFWAWLRLGKSMVWLLPGMASLAVFAWLLTRVETDFAGRAYAAYGGVYILASLVWLWLVEGNRPDRWDVLGAAICLTGAAIILFAPRSS
- a CDS encoding DMT family transporter, producing MNKGILAALVAAILFGGSTPFAKLLLGGIDPWLLAGILYLGSGIGLTAVHFVTKGEQSRLGIGEWPWLVGAILSGGVAGPVLLMYGLSGASAATSSLLLNAEGVLTAVLAWVVFKENADRRIVLGMLAIMVGAAVLSWPTGSVEPSWPSLAVLAACLCWAIDNNLTRKVSLSDPVQIAAIKGLSAGVTNVVLAVAMGAHSPPVATVAAAGAIGFLGYGISLVAFVVGLRELGTARTGAYFSTAPFVGAIVSVLLLGETISLRLVAAAALMGVGVWLHLTERHEHDHQHNAMEHEHAHEHDEHHHHHGDEPLGAHVHPHRHEPMIHQHPHFPDAHHRHGHS